GATGGGACTGCTCTTCCCTTAACCAGAGGTCTCGGGTTCGAGCCCTGGGCATGGAAGGAGCGCTTCCCCCCGAATGGGAGCGCGAATTCGGATTTAGTCGAGCTCCAATGTGGATACCGAACACCAAGCGGGAAACCAAAAAAGAAAGTTGAGCATGGTCCAATGCTTCATCCAAGTACAGAAGATTTAAGTTGTGGGACAGATATAGAGACATATTTCACTCGCTTATCACTTTAAAACATCAAAATTTAGTTTAGGTTAATGAAGCTAAATTAGAAACAGTCCATTGATTATGTGAAATTGAAATTAACCAAATATTATCAGAGTTTAGTTAAATTGTTTGCAAATCCTGTAAGTATAAAAGACTAATTGAAAGGAGAAACTTCACATTTTTATAAAGCTGACatggaaataaaagaaaaaatcgTCAATTTTGTCCTTAAATTATTCGAAATAGTAATGTTGCCATGTGTTAAGAAATTTGGTCTAATATTACTCCCTCCATAAGGAAAAGAAGTCTCAATTTTACTCTTGATGTTAACGGAGCTTCAACATGAGGCTAATTTTAAATCTCAGTCACAAGTTGAgtgataaatataaatattttttctcaAACAATTTGGATAAATGGAGCCCTCCAAACATGTTGAAGCTCGATTAATGATAAGGCTAATTTGTAATTACAAAAAAATATGAATTAACCAAAAGTATCAAATTGAATAATTTCAAATAGTACAGGACATGTATGGACTTTTTCCCTAAAAAATTGTAAATGCCCCTTAATTACTGTTAGAACAAGGAACAACATATTTCAATTACattcttctctctcttttctctttctttagaTCTTCTGGAACAAAAAGCCAATCGAGAATTGTTTTTTCCGAAATACCAAGCGAGAATTGAAATATTGAATCGTGGAAATGTTGCTCCTTTGGACGTCATTTTCAAACACtcactttatttttctttttccgaACTCCAACATTCCTTTTACTCAGATTTGAAGCTATTGTTTGCCTCTTTTCGAAAAGGTAAGAGGAATGAGTTGCCCCACAAAAAAGAAAGATTAAAAACAGAACGTTTGACTAACTAACTGTATAGTGAATTAAAGTTGTTCCCAACATGTATTAAATTTCAGCTAATAACTATAATCATTTACAAATTGGCAAAATGGCCTAATGGCCCTGGAATCGaagaaataaaaaattatgaAGTCTTTGTCAATGTATGtattatttataatatatatTGTGGATAATAATGCATCCCGTTATGCAATAAATACCAATGTATAGATTCTCACGTGAGAATTCCTTTAAGGACCTTTTTGCCTTTAGTGAATTCCTTTCCTTTCATAATGtacaatatatatttattttgtaCGGTAAAGGGCCAGATATATCATGTACTTTCGAAAAAGATTTAAATATACTCTTCGTTATACTATGAGTCTAAATATACCCTTGCCGCTATATAttgggttcaaatatatcccTCATTTAAATGGCGGGACACGTGTCATCCTCcaattggccaattctaaatatctcataaTTAATTTAAAAGACACATATTCATACCcgaaatttttataaaaattgctttaaaaaaactggaaaatatttttttttttgtaaaaactgaaaaaattaattcaaccaaatatttttttcaatttttacaaaaaaatattttcagtttttttaaagcaattttttcataaaaattaaaaaaaatatattttgttgaattctttttgtaaaaacagaaaaaaaaatccaacaatttttttttgtttttttaaaagtaaTGCACTTGCAGTCCACGCTTTAGGAAAgtctttttttcaatttttaaaacaaaatcttttttttttttcagtttttacaaaaactattttcagtttttttaaagcaatatttttgtaaaaactgaaaaaaaaatattttcttgaattgtttttttcagttttttttaaaaaaaaatatttttcagttttttcagttttttttaaagcaatgtTTACAAATATTTCGGGTATGAATatgtgtctttttaattaattatgagatatttagaattggccaatagGAGGATGACACGTGTCCCGTCATTTAaacgaggggtatatttgaacccaaagtataacagcaggggtatatttgaactcatagtataacgaagggtatatttaaacctttttcgaaagtacatgggtatatttgaccctttacCGTATTTTGTATAGGCTAGGTGTGTTCATGTAGCATACAATAGGGTGATTTATATGTATGACGGAATTAAGACTCAAGTGAGGTCAGTGGGAGAAGACTCAGATTATTTTCTGGTTATGATGTGGGTTACACCAGGGATCTGTGCTTAGCTCGTTTCTATTTGCCTTGGCGATGGACACACTGACACAtcacattcaaggggaggtgtcaTGGTATATGTTGTTCGCAGATAATATTGTACTGATTGAGGAGACGCGAGGCGATGTTAACGAgaagttggaggtttggagacagaccttgAAGTCAAAGGGTTTCAAGATCCGCATGACGAAAATAGAAtatttggagtgcaagttcagtgaggCAACAGAGGAAGCATGCATGGATGTGAGGCTCGACTAACAAGTTATACCCAAGAGTGAAAGTTAATATCTTGGGTCTGTTATCCAAAGGAATGAGGAGATAGACGAGGATGTTACATATTGTATCGGAGTGGGGTTACTAAAATGGAGGCTAGCTTCTGGCGtcctgtgtgataagaatgtgccaccgaAATTTAAGGGTAGGTTCTACAAAGTGGTGGTTAGGCCGACTTTGTTGTATGAGACAGAATGTTGGCTAATCAAGAATtcccatatccagaagatgaaattAGCAAAGATGAGGATATTAAGATGGATGTGTGAGCATACCAGATTGGATAAGATTAGGATTAAAGATATCCGGCTTAAGGTGGGCATGTCTCCCGTGAAGGACAAAATGAGGGAAGCAAGACTGAGAGAGTTCGCGCACGTCAAGAGGAGAAGCTCAGGTGCCCCAGTAAGGAGGTGCGAGCGGTTGGCTTTTGTGGatatgagaagaggtagagggaggTCTAAGAAGTATTGAGGAGAGGTGGTCAGGGAGGACATATCGTTGTTGCAATTTAccaaggacatgacccttgataggagggtatGAAGGTCAAGAATTAGGGTAAAAtattagtaggtagtcgagcgtaTTTATGTTACAGATCGAGGGTATTAGGATTAGTATGGTAGTTTTTGGTCTTAGATTGCTAGTATTTCATACTGTTTTTCTATTTTCTTCTGCTTAGGCCTCTTAGTACCCTGTTGTTGTTACCGTTTGCATTGTTATTACTATCCTTCTGGCctatttgttgatattatttGTTTTCACTATTTCATTTTCTCTTTATTGAgttgagggtctatcgaaaataatTTATCTATCTTCCCAAGaaaggggtaaggtatgcgtactcTCTTCGACCCTACTTGTAGGATTCAActaggttattgttgttgttgttatttttattttatattatatttaacaCAAATTACTACACAAATTCCCACATAATTTATGCAACTATTAGCAGTGAAAAATTCAATAAGCCAACAACATATTGTTAAGTTATACACCAattatttttcctttctaaaatAAATCAAACATAATAGGAGTATTACTTATGCAAAATGTTATGCTGAGATCTATTAACTGCATTTTCTCACTTCCTCACTCTCTCCTTTCTTTtaaaaaaacacacacacacacacacaatacaGACACTTTCACTGTGTGTCGTCACTGAAAACACGACTAAAGCTAACACAAAAACCACGAAAGAAAGAGAAAGCAAAAGCTTCTGTTCCTCGGCACTATGTTTCACTCTTTTTCTCTGTCCTATGTTTCGATCATATTGTCCTCTATAAGCTTAGAACGGCTATATTTTACATTTTCAGCTATTGCCATAGCTAGCAATATATTTACTGCCAAATACCCACTTTGTGTCTGCGTGAGAGAGAAACAAAGAGGGAAAATTTTCAGATCGTGCTACTACTAGTGGTACATTCTGCTTCTTTGATTATTTTatcattcttttttctttttgttggtTGCCGTActttttctataaaaaaaaaataaaaaatcctgGCACCGATTTTGTTAATTGCTTTTTTGAATTTGGGTTCTATGATTTGCGTACAATCCAAGTAATTCCTGTCTATCGAAGCTAGAATATTTTATGTCAATGTTTTCAGAAAATAGAATGTAAGGTTAGAAGGAGGGAATATGTTGGTAGCATTCTATATATTGGGGGTGTTCATAGTTTTCTCTTAAAGCGATTTGACGTTTTTGGCCATTTTTTGTCCAGTTGCTTAATCCCTGCAGCTTCTGAGTATTATCCCATTCTGTAGTCACTGTTACTGTCTACATTTTAAAGGGCAGCCTAGTGTGACGTGCGGGGTCCAGGGAAGGATGGGACCACATATCTCGTATTTCTGCTTATTTAACTTCTATGGTTGGGCCAAGGCTGTCCTTCTGGAATTGTCGAAATTTTGTGAAAGATTAATTAGGTGATTCTAAAGGTGAGATGTTTTGTGTTTGTTTGTTAATGTTTTGGATGTCTTGTTGACACAATgtctttgcttctttttttttttcttcttaccGATGAATGAAAAGAAGGGGAAGGAATATGAAAGAAGTAATATGCTATATGTGTTTGAGTCATGTGAATACCTCGTGTAAAAGTTAGCAGGAAAACTTTCCTTTAGTTATTTTAAGTTTGCAACATGTCCCTTCATGTGAGAATTGATTCTAAGAACTGTCATATCATGTTGCGTAATGTGAAGCAACATTCTTTTTATAATTTTGGGTCTGCAACAGTACGCCTTAATCAGATATTGCAACTAAGCACTTATAACTGAAATATCAAGAACTTGCAAAATATGTGTTATATTTCTGTGTGCTCATATAGGATGAAAATGGAATTCCCTTCTTTTAGTCATATTACTCTTTCATATGTTATCGCATTCAATGTGCTGTTTCTTTCAATGACTGCTTTACAAGATACAGCTTTTTAAAATACTTCTAATAGGAAACAGTCCCACTGGGTTTATTTCAATTGTTACTCATGTATGGATCAACTCTTACTGATTTTTGCAGTTCCACAGAGTTTCTCATAGTGAGATACTTGTGATGATAAATAGCAATCAGAAATGAAAAGGATACCTGAATCACAAAAACTACGAGCAGATTACCCTAGTGAGGCTAAGGTGATAAATATTTACTCAACTTCACAAAAAGAGGTGGGAACTATATCAAATGCCCGTGACTTCCTAGAAATGGACTTCACTGTTCCTCTTCAAACATGCAAAGGAGACAACTTCTATCTGGAGCATGAGGAACTTATGCCTAATGCTGGTTCAATCAAGCGATGTGATGATTCGCTCGAAGATAGTGGCTTTACTTCATTCCACGGAGCAAGTCATCCTCCTGAACCTGTTGATACTGACCTAATGAGACCGGTTTATGTACCGATTGGTCCGAACAAAACAGATGGTAAATGCTTAGTGAAAAGCATGTCTCTGAAGGGTCCTTCCACAGATGATCTTTCAATCCAGTTTCTTAACATGaaaccaagttcgtttcttcattTACCGGCAGAGAGACGAGTTGAAAAGCCAAATGATCTAGGTGCAGTCTCCTCTGCATTTATGGTTCCTCGTTCATCTCAAAACACAGAAGCAAGTCTACCACCTGATTCTGAAGAAAAAGAATGTGTTTGGGATGCATCACTACCCTCGAGCAGCAATGTCAGTCCATATAGTAGCATTGATAGTACTGGTGTTGGCACAGTTATGAGCATTGCCAACAGCTGCACAGGCACATATAGGAGTGACGGCGTGGTTAGTATGGACAGGAACTGTGAGGGTACAAAACTGAGTATTCAAGGGGATTCGTTAGGAAGTGCTAAAACTAGCTTTAGCAGAGCAAGTGATAGCAGTGAACTTAGTGATGATAGTAACTGGAGTAACATTACCGGCAGTGCCAATAAGCCTCACAAAGGAAATGATCCAAGATGCAAGGCTGTTCTTGCAATACGAGCACGTGATGGTATATTAGGCATGAGTCACTTTAGGTTACTGAAAAGACTTGGTTGTGGTGACATTGGCACTGTTTATCTTTCTGAACTCAGTGGGACTTGGTGCTATTTTGCGATGAAAGTGATGGATAAGGCCTCGCTTGAAAGTAGGAAGAAATTGACCCGTTCTCATACAGAAAGAGAAATCCTCCAGCTGTTAGACCACCCATTCTTACCAACCTTGTATACTCATTTTGAGACAGACCGATTTTCATGTTTGGTCATGGAATATTGCCCTGGAGGAGATCTACATACTCTACGACAACGACAACCTGGGAAGCATTTTTCAGAATATGCTGCAAGGTACAGTTCTTGTATGGTATAAAATCCATTTCTCTTGAATCAGAGCTTGGTAAATGTTAGCGCTCTGCAATTAGTTATTCATCTTACTGGTTAATTTCTTCACTCTCTTTCTCTAATTAAACTCCTTAAGTTTGGAAGTATGCGTGCTTTATTGGAAAAGGACTTTCTTGACATTTTGCTTCTCTAATTGTTTAGGGTGCTAGTACTGGTTCAGTGTCATTTGGTGAATGCTCGTAATATTAAGATCTTTAAACTATGTACTCATTTAGAGAAAATAGAGATTTTATGAACTGGTGGTTTCATGCTTCTAAAAGACCCTGTTTGTTCACAGTTCACGCCGTCTTGATCTCTTAATAAGTCCTCTTCCCTGTGTCTTCTGGTTCTTAGTTTTCATTCAGATGTTAATTTTGGTAACAATACAGAAATAGTACCAAATACGAAAAAATTGTTCAGCAATATGGGTACTAAATTGTTATGTTAATTTAGTACTGGTGTTTGACCAGTTGACATGCTTCTGTTACTCATACACTGCTGTGACTCGTGAGCATTTTACAGCTTAGTTTCTTGTTAATAAAAACTGTAGCCTCACTAAATAATATCTCATATATGCTGACATAGAATGCCACATTTGATTCAACCCTTTCTTCTTCCTTCCATGGAAAATGAACTCAGGCTAAGGTTCTCTCATGCGAACGCCAACTTGGACTAAGTTAGATGTTTATTATCTTAGGATTTTGAAATTGAACAAATTCTTCCACTAGCTCCATATTTGCAATTTATGGCACCATATTGTTTTGATCCTGGTAGGAACATATAGTTgattttcattttccttttccCTGTCACTGGTTACTGAGCAGAGCAGGAGGATAATTAATTACGTATTATATGGGCAGGATAACGAATAAATGAAGATTGGCATGCCCCCTACGCACGAATGACACACACAAATTGATATATGGTCTAAATGTCACGAACTAGTTGGGATGTTGGTACACTTATATTTCGCTGAGGTTTGCCTGGAGCTTTTTAGTTTGGTCAGAATTTATGTCAGTCAAAATGTAGAGAACCTCTGCTGTTAGAAAACTCCTAATTAGTGAGTATTGGAATGGAATGGCTCCAAATGGAGTAAAATGAATATTGAGGAATCGAATAGTCGACTCTAACTAGTTTCCGATAGATACATAGCTACTGTTGTTGTATGGATAGGATGTAAAGCTTGATCCAGTAATATGATTAGGAGACATTTTATGCTAGCTgtcttttcctcttcttttctttttttttttggggggggggggggttctttGGGGCTTTGGAGAATCTTAACCCTTTTGTTTATCTTGAGTTTTTGAGATCCTTACTGAAGCTTGAATTAACCCTGTTTATGCAACAGGTTTTATGCTGCGGAAGTTCTATTGGCCCTCGAATATCTTCACATGCTTGGTGTAGTTTACAGAGACCTAAAGCCTGAAAATATTCTGGTGCGTGACGATGGCCACATCATGCTTTCGGATTTTGACCTATCCCTAAAATGTGCAGTTTCACCGACGGTCATAAGGGCCTCATTTGGTGATCCCTCTAAACGAGGAGCTGCAATCTGTGTGCAGCCAGCCTGTATTGAGCCCACTTCTTCATGCATGCAGCCGACATGTTTCCTCCCCCGATTATTTCCTCCAAAAAGCAAGAAAAGTTCACAAAAGCCCAGAACCGAGCCAGGTTTTCCTTCTAATGCCATGCCTGAGCTTGTTGCAGAACCTACTGCAGCACGGTCAATGTCATTTGTTGGGACTCATGAATATTTAGCCCCTGAAATTATCAAGGGAGAAGGCCATGGCAGTGCAGTTGATTGGTGGACATTTGGCATTTTTCTGCATGAATTACTATATGGTAAAACCCCATTTAAGGGATCAGGTAACAGGGCAACTCTTTTCAATGTAGTTGGACAACAGCTCAAATTTCCAGATTCTCCTGCAACCAGTAATGCCAGCCGCGATCTGATACGTGGCTTGCTCGTCAAAGAGCCTCAACGCCGGCTTGGGGTGAAAAGAGGAGCAAGTGAGATTAAGCAGCACCCTTTCTTTGAAGGTGTTAATTGGGCCCTGATTCGTTGCAGTACGCCACCTGAAGTGCCAAGACAAGTTGAAGCAGAGCTTCCAGGGAAGTTTAAGCAAGTGAACCCTGTTGGAGTTTTTGATCAAGAAGTGAACCTTGTTGGAGTTTGCAATAAAAGAATGCCAGGACCAGATGTGAATTCTGGGGGTAATTATCTTGACTTAGAGTTCTTTTAGGTGCGAGCTTGCTTAAATTGCCGGTCTCTAGCCCGGATAAAACAGGAGGGTTGCGGTAAGTTGACAACCAACATAAAACTTGTTTTGGATTTAGGCGTAATTATTACTACTGTTGTTTGAGTTCTTTTAGTCTAGGAATATAGGATTCTTGTGTAGAATTTGATCAGATGGTTTTCACAATGAATTGGGAATTCTGAACATGATACAAATCTGCAACTATTTTGATTGGATATTTCAATCATTTAAAGAAAATGAAATGACAGAGTTCTTCTCATTTGCCTCACAAGGAGCTAGATAAAACAATACTTATATCCTATTAAATTAGTGAAAACAATTTTTGCCAGAGTAGATAGTAAACTGAACTATTATTTGTTTGACTCTAGGTATAACACTGatattaagaaaaaaaattatccCGCCTCAATGTTTACACCAACCAATGAACCAACCCATTTGTCTTATAGACGCACATTTCTCAGTTAACCAAGTTTAGGTGTATATATTATCACTTCAATGTTCACCTCTTAAGGTGAAATTGCATAAAATAGTGTAAACACCATGTGCGGGGCAAGTATTTTCTATGAGCTAAATATGTCATTTGGTCTTCCCTTTGACTAGTGCCAGATGTTTGTGTAATTCTACTATAAACTTGGAATGTACAGGTGATGTGTGGCTAGAATTATATATtcttagtgcattacttaccttacatttatgTGCTTTAatattaaactatactatatttgtgcttaattgagtgtattttatgtgtaggtacgttgaagacgaaattgggagcaaagtagagattttatgtgtattttacgcACTACAAGAATGGCTCGTGATTATTTGATGATGAGAAATATTATAATTAGATAATGAAATAATGATTGAAGACAAAATGAAAAGAAGACAAAACAAAttaaaagaagacaaaaagaaaCAAGCAAATTAATGTGAAATGAAGAAAAAATTGAGAAAGAGAATGCGAAGTTAGGCAGCAAAATCAATTTCAGAAACAAAGCAGCAAAGAGCCTGGCGACGCGAGGGAGTTTGCTCGCGTTAGAGCTCGCGCGCCGCCAGGGTTAACGCGAGGCGATGCATGTTCCGGGTTTGAGAcctattttgtttctttttttggttttggacttgatTTTTTCGTCTAGGcctttttcctacacatataaatagtcattaaacaccaatTTGGGAGGGGGAGCCGACATTAGACCAAATTTTGatctaa
The DNA window shown above is from Nicotiana tomentosiformis chromosome 8, ASM39032v3, whole genome shotgun sequence and carries:
- the LOC104100255 gene encoding serine/threonine-protein kinase D6PK-like; translated protein: MKRIPESQKLRADYPSEAKVINIYSTSQKEVGTISNARDFLEMDFTVPLQTCKGDNFYLEHEELMPNAGSIKRCDDSLEDSGFTSFHGASHPPEPVDTDLMRPVYVPIGPNKTDGKCLVKSMSLKGPSTDDLSIQFLNMKPSSFLHLPAERRVEKPNDLGAVSSAFMVPRSSQNTEASLPPDSEEKECVWDASLPSSSNVSPYSSIDSTGVGTVMSIANSCTGTYRSDGVVSMDRNCEGTKLSIQGDSLGSAKTSFSRASDSSELSDDSNWSNITGSANKPHKGNDPRCKAVLAIRARDGILGMSHFRLLKRLGCGDIGTVYLSELSGTWCYFAMKVMDKASLESRKKLTRSHTEREILQLLDHPFLPTLYTHFETDRFSCLVMEYCPGGDLHTLRQRQPGKHFSEYAARFYAAEVLLALEYLHMLGVVYRDLKPENILVRDDGHIMLSDFDLSLKCAVSPTVIRASFGDPSKRGAAICVQPACIEPTSSCMQPTCFLPRLFPPKSKKSSQKPRTEPGFPSNAMPELVAEPTAARSMSFVGTHEYLAPEIIKGEGHGSAVDWWTFGIFLHELLYGKTPFKGSGNRATLFNVVGQQLKFPDSPATSNASRDLIRGLLVKEPQRRLGVKRGASEIKQHPFFEGVNWALIRCSTPPEVPRQVEAELPGKFKQVNPVGVFDQEVNLVGVCNKRMPGPDVNSGGNYLDLEFF